From Pseudonocardia autotrophica, one genomic window encodes:
- a CDS encoding DUF2550 domain-containing protein: protein MELIAAIVGVLLLCLVVPLVWLAVRRVRLMRNGGVDLCLRRRFAVTDWHFGVGRYEGERFAWYRLTSFRIGPTVVVERGELEIVDRRPPHRSEEFAIPMAIEVLRCRGRDAGGRGIDVELAMSSDVRTGFMAWLESTPPGRNHYREAS from the coding sequence GTGGAGCTCATTGCGGCGATCGTCGGAGTTCTGCTGCTGTGTCTGGTCGTCCCTCTCGTCTGGCTCGCCGTGCGGCGGGTACGGCTCATGCGCAACGGCGGTGTGGACCTGTGTCTGCGCCGCCGTTTCGCTGTCACGGACTGGCACTTCGGGGTCGGTCGTTACGAGGGCGAGCGGTTCGCCTGGTACCGGCTCACCAGCTTCCGGATCGGCCCGACGGTCGTGGTGGAGCGCGGTGAGCTGGAGATCGTGGACCGGCGCCCGCCGCACCGCTCAGAGGAGTTCGCGATCCCGATGGCGATCGAGGTGCTCCGATGCCGGGGCCGGGACGCGGGCGGCCGCGGGATCGACGTCGAGCTCGCGATGTCGTCGGACGTCCGGACCGGCTTCATGGCATGGCTGGAGTCGACGCCGCCGGGCCGCAACCACTACCGCGAGGCCTCGTAG
- a CDS encoding F0F1 ATP synthase subunit epsilon has translation MTVELVSVERRLWSGDARFVLARTTVGEVGILPGHQPMLAQLEEAGVVRIDSTDGSKRTIAVHGGFLSVSAKRVSILAEFAEQSDEIDVDRARRALDRADDSDEGTAAKARAEARLRAAEAN, from the coding sequence ATGACTGTTGAACTGGTGTCCGTCGAGCGCCGGCTGTGGTCGGGCGATGCACGCTTCGTGCTCGCCCGGACCACCGTCGGTGAGGTCGGTATCCTGCCTGGACACCAGCCGATGCTGGCCCAGCTGGAGGAGGCCGGAGTCGTCCGCATCGACTCGACCGACGGCTCGAAGCGCACCATCGCGGTGCACGGCGGGTTCCTCTCGGTGTCGGCGAAGCGGGTGTCGATCCTGGCCGAGTTCGCCGAGCAGTCCGACGAGATCGACGTCGACCGCGCCAGGCGTGCACTGGACCGGGCCGACGACTCCGACGAGGGCACGGCCGCGAAGGCCCGTGCGGAGGCCCGTCTCCGCGCAGCCGAGGCCAACTAG
- the atpD gene encoding F0F1 ATP synthase subunit beta yields the protein MTTTAETSAGPITGRVVQVTGPVVDVEFPRDQVPELYNALTLEVNLSGDQRKLTLEIAQHLGDNLVRAISMQPTDGVVRGQEVTDLGRPISVPVGDQVKGHVFNALGDCLDDPSIQFTGDLRSIHQKAPRFDQLEGKTEMLETGIKVLDLMTPYVVGGKIGLFGGAGVGKTVLIQEMIQRVALNFGGTSVFAGVGERTREGNDLITEMTESGVMKNTALVFGQMDEPPGTRMRVALSALTMAEYFRDSQDQDVLLFIDNIFRFTQAGQEVSTLLGRMPSAVGYQPTLADEMGELQERITSTRGRSITSMQAIYVPADDYTDPAPATTFAHLDATTELSRPISQKGIYPAVDPLTSTSRILDPQYVGDEHFRVANEVKRILQKYNDLQDIIAILGIDELSEEDKQLVGRARRIERFLSQNLLVAEQFTGQPGSTVPLKETIEAFDKIAKGDFDDVPEQAFFLCGGLEDLEKNRKKLES from the coding sequence ATGACCACGACCGCCGAAACTTCGGCCGGCCCGATCACCGGGCGCGTCGTCCAGGTGACCGGCCCGGTCGTCGACGTCGAGTTCCCGCGGGACCAGGTTCCGGAGCTGTACAACGCGCTGACGCTGGAGGTCAACCTCTCCGGTGACCAGCGCAAGCTGACCCTGGAGATCGCGCAGCACCTGGGCGACAACCTGGTCCGCGCCATCTCCATGCAGCCGACCGACGGCGTCGTCCGCGGCCAGGAGGTCACCGACCTCGGTCGCCCGATCTCCGTCCCGGTCGGTGACCAGGTCAAGGGTCACGTCTTCAACGCGCTCGGTGACTGCCTGGACGACCCGTCCATCCAGTTCACCGGCGACCTGCGGTCGATCCACCAGAAGGCGCCGCGGTTCGACCAGCTCGAGGGCAAGACCGAGATGCTGGAGACCGGCATCAAGGTCCTCGACCTGATGACGCCGTACGTGGTCGGCGGCAAGATCGGCCTGTTCGGCGGCGCGGGTGTCGGCAAGACCGTGCTGATCCAGGAGATGATCCAGCGTGTCGCGCTGAACTTCGGTGGCACCTCGGTGTTCGCCGGCGTCGGCGAGCGGACCCGTGAGGGCAACGACCTCATCACGGAGATGACCGAGTCGGGCGTCATGAAGAACACCGCCCTGGTGTTCGGCCAGATGGACGAGCCGCCGGGCACCCGTATGCGGGTCGCGCTCTCTGCGCTGACGATGGCGGAGTACTTCCGGGACTCGCAGGACCAGGACGTCCTGCTGTTCATCGACAACATCTTCCGGTTCACCCAGGCCGGCCAGGAGGTCTCCACCCTGCTGGGCCGGATGCCGTCCGCGGTGGGGTACCAGCCCACCCTGGCCGACGAGATGGGCGAGCTGCAGGAGCGGATCACCTCGACCCGTGGCCGGTCGATCACCTCGATGCAGGCGATCTACGTGCCGGCTGACGACTACACCGACCCGGCGCCGGCGACCACGTTCGCCCACCTGGACGCGACCACCGAGCTGTCCCGGCCGATCTCCCAGAAGGGGATCTACCCGGCGGTGGACCCGCTGACCTCGACGTCGCGGATCCTCGACCCGCAGTACGTCGGCGACGAGCACTTCCGCGTCGCCAACGAGGTCAAGCGGATCCTGCAGAAGTACAACGACCTGCAGGACATCATCGCGATCCTCGGTATCGACGAGCTGTCCGAGGAGGACAAGCAGCTGGTCGGTCGGGCCCGCCGGATCGAGCGCTTCCTGTCGCAGAACCTGCTGGTCGCCGAGCAGTTCACCGGCCAGCCGGGCTCGACGGTTCCGCTGAAGGAGACCATCGAGGCGTTCGACAAGATCGCCAAGGGCGACTTCGACGACGTCCCCGAGCAGGCCTTCTTCCTCTGCGGTGGTCTCGAGGACCTGGAGAAGAACCGCAAGAAGCTCGAGAGCTGA
- a CDS encoding F0F1 ATP synthase subunit gamma, producing the protein MAAQIRVLRRRIRSTQSIKKITRSQELIATSRIAKARARVQEARPYAELMTSTLSELAANSALEHPLLVEREKPKRAAVLVVTSDRGQCGGYNANVLKEAEQLQSLLREQGKEPILYVIGRKGVSYYRFRNREIAQSWTGFSEQPGYEHAAEAARTLVEQFMAGAEDDDADGVDELHLVYTSFKNMITQVPQARRMAPLEVEYAADPASAEPVGEVDGGADPAQSKAEQSQSAGSQSLYEFEPDPDTLFDALLPKYIGARLYAALLESAASESANRQRAMKAATDNANDLIRSLTLEANQARQAQITQEISEIVGGVDALASAGSES; encoded by the coding sequence ATGGCGGCACAGATCCGGGTGCTGCGCCGGCGTATCCGGTCGACGCAGTCCATCAAGAAGATCACCCGCTCCCAGGAGCTGATCGCGACCTCACGGATCGCGAAGGCCAGGGCGCGGGTGCAGGAGGCGCGCCCCTACGCCGAGCTGATGACGAGCACGCTCTCCGAGCTCGCCGCCAACTCGGCGCTGGAGCACCCTCTCCTGGTCGAGCGTGAGAAGCCGAAGCGCGCCGCGGTGCTGGTCGTGACCAGTGACCGTGGTCAGTGCGGCGGCTACAACGCCAACGTCCTGAAGGAGGCGGAGCAGCTGCAGTCGCTGCTCCGGGAGCAGGGCAAGGAGCCGATCCTCTACGTGATCGGCCGCAAGGGCGTCTCGTACTACCGGTTCCGCAACCGGGAGATCGCACAGTCCTGGACGGGCTTCTCCGAGCAGCCCGGTTACGAGCACGCTGCGGAAGCTGCCCGGACGCTGGTCGAGCAGTTCATGGCCGGCGCCGAGGACGACGACGCGGACGGCGTGGACGAGCTGCACCTCGTGTACACGAGCTTCAAGAACATGATCACGCAGGTCCCGCAGGCCCGGCGGATGGCACCGCTCGAGGTCGAGTACGCGGCCGATCCCGCGTCGGCGGAGCCGGTGGGCGAGGTCGACGGTGGCGCCGACCCGGCGCAGAGCAAGGCGGAGCAGTCGCAGAGCGCGGGATCGCAGTCGCTGTACGAGTTCGAGCCGGACCCGGACACGCTGTTCGACGCGCTGCTGCCGAAGTACATCGGGGCCCGTCTGTACGCGGCCCTGCTGGAGTCGGCGGCGTCGGAGTCGGCGAACCGGCAGCGGGCCATGAAGGCCGCGACCGACAACGCGAACGACCTGATCCGTAGTCTGACGCTGGAGGCCAACCAGGCACGGCAGGCTCAGATCACCCAGGAGATCAGCGAGATCGTCGGTGGTGTCGACGCTCTCGCCAGCGCAGGAAGTGAGAGCTGA
- the atpA gene encoding F0F1 ATP synthase subunit alpha encodes MTELTISSEEIRSAISSYVSSLENDTTRREVGTVSDTGDGIAHIEGLPSAMTNELLEFDGGVRGVALNLEPNEIGAVVLGDYTGIEEGQQVTRTGEVLSVPVGDGYLGRVVDPLGNAIDGLGDIEADSRRVLELQAAGVMDRQEVREPLQTGIKAIDAMTPIGRGQRQLVIGDRKTGKTAVCVDTIINQKENWDSGDPKKQVRCIYVAVGQKGSTIAGVRQSLEDAGALEYTTIVASPASDPAGFKWLAPYTGSAIGQHWMYQGKHVLIVFDDLSKQAEAYRAISLLLRRPPGREAYPGDVFYLHSRLLERCAKLSDGLGAGSMTGLPIIETKANDVSAYIPTNVISITDGQVFLESDLFNQGVRPAINVGISVSRVGGSAQIKGMRKVSGSLRLDLSQYRELEAFAAFGSDLDAASAATLGRGERLVELLKQAQYAPVAVQDQVVSIWLGTSGKLDSVPVADVQRFESEFREYTRRHASGPLNEISDTGLLSDDAVETLTKAVDEFKRNEFTASDGSSVVPNEKPAKALDEDEVEQETVKVNKKN; translated from the coding sequence ATGACAGAGCTGACGATCTCCTCCGAGGAGATCCGGAGTGCGATCTCCAGCTACGTCTCGTCGCTGGAGAACGACACCACCCGCCGCGAGGTCGGGACCGTGTCCGACACCGGTGACGGCATCGCCCACATCGAGGGCCTGCCCTCGGCCATGACCAACGAGCTGCTCGAGTTCGACGGTGGCGTCCGTGGCGTCGCGCTGAACCTGGAGCCGAACGAGATCGGCGCCGTCGTCCTCGGCGACTACACCGGTATCGAAGAGGGCCAGCAGGTCACCCGCACCGGCGAGGTCCTCTCGGTCCCGGTCGGCGACGGCTACCTCGGCCGGGTCGTCGACCCGCTGGGCAACGCCATCGACGGCCTCGGCGACATCGAGGCCGACAGCCGCCGCGTGCTGGAGCTCCAGGCTGCCGGCGTGATGGACCGCCAGGAGGTCCGCGAGCCGCTGCAGACCGGCATCAAGGCGATCGACGCGATGACGCCGATCGGCCGTGGCCAGCGGCAGCTGGTGATCGGTGACCGCAAGACCGGTAAGACCGCGGTCTGCGTCGACACGATCATCAACCAGAAGGAGAACTGGGACTCCGGCGACCCGAAGAAGCAGGTTCGCTGCATCTACGTCGCCGTGGGCCAGAAGGGCTCCACGATCGCCGGTGTCCGGCAGTCCCTCGAGGACGCCGGTGCGCTGGAGTACACGACGATCGTCGCCTCCCCGGCGTCCGACCCGGCCGGCTTCAAGTGGCTCGCCCCGTACACCGGTTCGGCCATCGGCCAGCACTGGATGTACCAGGGCAAGCACGTCCTGATCGTCTTCGACGACCTGTCCAAGCAGGCCGAGGCCTACCGCGCGATCTCGCTGCTGCTGCGCCGCCCGCCGGGCCGTGAGGCCTACCCGGGTGACGTCTTCTACTTGCACTCGCGGCTGCTCGAGCGTTGCGCGAAGCTCTCGGACGGCCTCGGCGCCGGCTCGATGACCGGTCTGCCGATCATCGAGACCAAGGCGAACGACGTGTCGGCCTACATCCCGACCAACGTCATCTCGATCACCGACGGCCAGGTCTTCCTCGAGTCGGACCTGTTCAACCAGGGTGTCCGGCCGGCGATCAACGTCGGTATCTCGGTCTCCCGGGTCGGTGGCTCGGCGCAGATCAAGGGCATGCGCAAGGTGTCCGGCTCGTTGCGTCTGGACCTCTCGCAGTACCGCGAGCTGGAGGCGTTCGCCGCCTTCGGTTCCGACCTCGACGCCGCCTCGGCCGCCACGCTGGGCCGCGGTGAGCGCCTGGTGGAGCTGCTCAAGCAGGCGCAGTACGCGCCGGTCGCGGTGCAGGACCAGGTCGTCTCGATCTGGCTGGGCACCAGCGGCAAGCTCGACTCGGTGCCGGTCGCCGACGTGCAGCGCTTCGAGTCGGAATTCCGCGAGTACACCCGCCGGCACGCCTCGGGGCCGCTGAACGAGATCAGCGACACCGGACTGCTCTCGGACGACGCGGTCGAGACCCTGACCAAGGCCGTCGACGAGTTCAAGCGTAACGAGTTCACCGCCTCCGACGGCTCGTCCGTCGTCCCGAACGAGAAGCCCGCGAAGGCGCTCGACGAGGACGAAGTCGAGCAGGAGACCGTCAAGGTCAACAAGAAGAACTGA
- a CDS encoding F0F1 ATP synthase subunit delta yields the protein MTPVLQAATREALAALTERLDAYTDGAPARELTTTADELFSVARFLEGERQVRRLLADASTPEQTRADLVQRLFGGKLSQPVLDLVGELVRKRWSKPRDIVLAAEAMARRATLSTAARNGSLDDVEDQLFRFGRILAREPELNALLADTTRPVEGRLQLLDGVLGDRTYPTTAALLRQTVRLPRGRHLDVLAEELADLAAALRERSVAKVRTSVALTPEQESALADRLGRIYGRTISLQVELDRDLLGGLVVQVGGEVIDGSVAGRLAAARRSLPS from the coding sequence ATGACCCCGGTCCTGCAGGCCGCCACCCGGGAAGCGCTGGCCGCGCTCACCGAGCGGCTGGACGCCTACACCGACGGCGCCCCCGCCCGCGAGCTGACCACGACCGCCGACGAGCTGTTCTCGGTGGCCCGCTTCCTCGAGGGCGAGCGACAGGTGCGGAGGCTGCTGGCCGACGCGAGCACGCCCGAGCAGACGCGGGCCGACCTGGTGCAGCGCCTGTTCGGCGGGAAGCTCTCGCAGCCCGTCCTGGACCTGGTCGGCGAACTGGTGCGCAAGCGCTGGTCGAAGCCGCGCGACATCGTGCTCGCGGCCGAGGCGATGGCCCGCCGGGCCACGCTGTCGACGGCCGCCCGCAACGGCTCCCTCGACGACGTCGAGGACCAGCTGTTCCGCTTCGGCCGGATCCTCGCCCGCGAGCCCGAGCTGAACGCGTTGCTCGCCGACACCACCCGGCCCGTCGAGGGGCGCCTCCAGCTGCTCGACGGGGTACTCGGTGACCGGACCTACCCGACCACCGCCGCCCTGCTCCGCCAGACCGTGCGGCTGCCGCGCGGCAGGCACCTCGACGTCCTCGCCGAGGAGCTCGCCGATCTCGCAGCAGCACTGCGGGAGCGTTCGGTGGCGAAGGTGCGCACCTCCGTCGCGCTGACCCCGGAGCAGGAGTCGGCGCTCGCCGATCGCCTCGGCCGTATCTACGGCCGCACGATCTCCCTGCAGGTTGAGCTCGACCGGGACCTCCTCGGAGGTCTGGTCGTGCAGGTCGGCGGCGAGGTCATCGACGGTAGCGTGGCGGGAAGACTCGCCGCCGCACGCCGTTCCCTGCCCAGCTGA
- a CDS encoding F0F1 ATP synthase subunit B has translation MVERLILAAEEPSPIAVYPAELVLGLVSFAILFFVLWKFAVPRFEKLYEERTDAIEGGLKRAQEAQEQADRLKKEYEEQVAGLRAEAARIRDDARAEGQQIKAELRAEAEQEAARIKARGDEQIAAARAAAERSLRGEVGGLSVQLAERLLREQLADDSRRSATIDSFLADLGETGQRSGAN, from the coding sequence ATGGTGGAACGACTGATCCTCGCCGCCGAGGAACCCTCACCGATCGCCGTCTACCCGGCAGAGCTCGTGCTCGGCCTGGTCTCCTTCGCCATCCTGTTTTTCGTCCTCTGGAAGTTCGCGGTACCGCGCTTCGAGAAGCTCTACGAGGAGCGGACCGACGCCATCGAGGGCGGCCTCAAGCGCGCCCAGGAGGCGCAGGAGCAGGCGGACCGGCTGAAGAAGGAGTACGAGGAGCAGGTGGCGGGCCTGCGGGCCGAGGCCGCGCGCATCCGCGATGACGCGCGCGCCGAGGGCCAGCAGATCAAGGCCGAGCTCCGGGCGGAAGCCGAGCAGGAGGCCGCGCGCATCAAGGCACGGGGCGACGAGCAGATCGCCGCAGCCCGCGCCGCCGCCGAGCGGTCGCTGCGCGGAGAGGTCGGCGGACTGTCGGTGCAGCTGGCCGAGCGCCTGCTGCGTGAACAGTTGGCCGACGACTCCCGGCGCTCCGCGACCATCGACTCGTTCCTCGCCGACCTCGGCGAGACGGGCCAGCGGAGCGGGGCGAACTGA
- a CDS encoding ATP synthase subunit c family protein — protein sequence MSATQQILAQAADNNAGYAAIGYGLSAIGAGIGVGLIWSAVVNGTARQPEARGQLMGIGWATFVLAELVALIGLVVFFIASA from the coding sequence GTGAGCGCAACGCAGCAGATCCTCGCCCAGGCTGCCGACAACAACGCCGGCTACGCGGCCATCGGCTACGGCCTGAGCGCCATCGGCGCCGGCATCGGCGTCGGTCTGATCTGGTCGGCCGTCGTCAACGGCACCGCCCGCCAGCCGGAGGCCCGTGGCCAGCTGATGGGCATCGGCTGGGCGACCTTCGTGCTCGCCGAGCTGGTGGCGCTGATCGGCCTGGTCGTCTTCTTCATCGCCTCGGCCTGA
- the atpB gene encoding F0F1 ATP synthase subunit A has product MGELVLAAEEFTPPGPSVFNYPAIFGGVTKPMVLIVLSAVIIAVYFAVATRRMAIVPGKGQFALESFYNVARNGMARDQIGKDDFKPFIPLILGLFSFVLVNNYFGIIPFFQIPTMSKISFPIALALVVYVAYHYAGFRKHGFVGYIKHATLPKGVPMAIAPLIIVIELLQKFLVQPASLALRLFAAMFAGHLMLVLVAVGAEFMLFAGGFLVIPAGLVVVAGIAFTFLEALVMTIQAYIFALLASVFIGAAVAEEH; this is encoded by the coding sequence TTGGGCGAGCTCGTACTGGCGGCTGAAGAGTTCACCCCGCCCGGTCCCAGTGTCTTCAACTACCCCGCGATCTTCGGCGGCGTCACCAAGCCGATGGTGTTGATCGTGCTGTCGGCGGTCATCATCGCGGTGTACTTCGCGGTGGCGACCCGCCGGATGGCGATCGTGCCGGGGAAGGGTCAGTTCGCGCTCGAGTCGTTCTACAACGTCGCGCGCAACGGCATGGCCCGAGACCAGATCGGCAAGGACGACTTCAAGCCGTTCATCCCGCTGATCCTCGGTCTGTTCAGCTTCGTGCTGGTCAACAACTACTTCGGGATCATTCCGTTCTTCCAGATCCCGACCATGTCGAAGATCAGCTTCCCGATCGCGCTGGCGCTGGTGGTCTACGTGGCCTACCACTACGCGGGATTCCGGAAGCACGGCTTCGTCGGGTACATCAAGCACGCCACCCTCCCCAAGGGTGTCCCGATGGCGATCGCACCACTGATCATCGTCATCGAGCTGCTGCAGAAGTTCCTGGTCCAGCCCGCATCGCTGGCGCTGCGACTGTTCGCGGCGATGTTCGCCGGTCACCTCATGCTGGTGCTGGTGGCCGTCGGCGCCGAGTTCATGCTGTTCGCCGGTGGTTTCCTGGTCATCCCGGCCGGGCTGGTGGTCGTCGCCGGTATCGCCTTCACCTTCCTGGAGGCACTGGTCATGACGATCCAGGCCTACATCTTCGCGCTGCTGGCGTCGGTGTTCATCGGCGCGGCCGTGGCCGAGGAGCACTAG
- a CDS encoding serine hydroxymethyltransferase, with the protein MSEQTFWGPDFSALQQQDPEIAGVVLDELDRLRGGLQLIASENLTSPAVLAALGSTLSNKYAEGYPGRRYYGGCGVVDQAENIGNARAKELFGAEYVNLQPHSGASANLAAYAAFAKPGDTVLAMDLKQGGHLTHGSKVNFSGLWFNAVSYLVREDTEVIDYDQVRDLAKQHQPKIIIAGATAYPRLIDFKIFREIADEVGAKLMVDAAHFIGLVAGQAIPSPVPYADVVTATTHKVLRGPRGGMVLCREEHAKAIDKAVFPFSQGGPLMHAVAAKAVAMKEAAQPEYKAYARQVIANAQALAKSLESEGMRAVSGGTDTHLALLDLRPIGVTGGEAETRCDRAGITLNKNAIPYDPAPPMKPSGIRVGSPSVTTQGMTEADMAEVGTLLARAVKAEHDTPAGDAELRDVAGAVTALVSRAPAYPRG; encoded by the coding sequence GTGAGTGAGCAGACCTTCTGGGGCCCGGACTTCTCCGCACTGCAGCAGCAGGATCCCGAGATCGCCGGAGTCGTGCTGGACGAGCTGGACCGCCTGCGCGGCGGCCTCCAGCTCATCGCGAGCGAGAACCTGACCAGCCCGGCGGTGCTGGCGGCACTCGGGTCGACGCTGTCGAACAAGTACGCCGAGGGATACCCCGGCCGCCGGTACTACGGCGGCTGCGGCGTGGTCGACCAGGCGGAGAACATCGGCAACGCGCGCGCCAAGGAGCTCTTCGGCGCCGAGTACGTCAACCTGCAGCCGCACTCCGGTGCGAGCGCGAACCTCGCCGCCTACGCCGCGTTCGCCAAGCCCGGCGACACCGTGCTGGCCATGGACCTCAAGCAGGGCGGCCACCTCACGCACGGCAGCAAGGTCAACTTCTCCGGCCTCTGGTTCAACGCGGTGTCCTACCTGGTCCGCGAGGACACCGAGGTCATCGACTACGACCAGGTCCGCGACCTGGCGAAGCAGCACCAGCCGAAGATCATCATCGCAGGCGCGACCGCGTACCCGCGGCTGATCGACTTCAAGATCTTCCGCGAGATCGCCGACGAGGTCGGCGCCAAGCTCATGGTCGACGCCGCGCACTTCATCGGCCTGGTCGCCGGGCAGGCGATCCCGTCGCCGGTGCCCTACGCCGACGTCGTGACCGCCACCACGCACAAGGTGCTGCGCGGCCCGCGGGGCGGCATGGTGCTGTGCCGCGAGGAGCACGCCAAGGCGATCGACAAGGCGGTGTTCCCGTTCTCCCAGGGCGGACCGCTGATGCACGCCGTCGCCGCCAAGGCCGTCGCGATGAAGGAGGCCGCGCAGCCCGAGTACAAGGCGTACGCGCGGCAGGTCATCGCGAACGCCCAGGCGCTCGCCAAGAGCCTGGAGTCCGAGGGGATGCGGGCCGTCTCCGGCGGCACCGACACCCACCTGGCGCTGCTCGACCTGCGGCCGATCGGCGTCACCGGCGGCGAGGCCGAGACCCGCTGCGACCGCGCCGGGATCACCCTGAACAAGAATGCGATCCCGTACGACCCGGCGCCGCCGATGAAGCCCTCGGGCATCCGGGTCGGGTCGCCCAGCGTCACCACCCAGGGGATGACCGAGGCCGACATGGCCGAGGTCGGCACCCTGCTGGCGCGCGCGGTGAAGGCCGAGCACGACACCCCGGCCGGCGACGCCGAGCTGCGTGACGTCGCCGGGGCGGTCACCGCGCTCGTCTCCCGGGCACCGGCCTACCCTCGGGGGTGA
- a CDS encoding L-threonylcarbamoyladenylate synthase — translation MSAPQTQPLFDCSDPTERRRGLAAAARAVRAGELVVMPTDTVYGIGCDAFNGTGVQSLLAAKRRGPDMPVGVLVGSWTTIDGLVTSVPQAARALIEAFWPGEVSLVLEHAPSLAWDLGSTRGTVMLRMPLHPVALELLREVGPMAVSSANTSGNPPAANVTEAITQLAGNVQVYLDGGPSGAPVASTIVDLTGARPRVLREGGVSAEQVEEVVGQEIDRP, via the coding sequence GTGAGCGCACCGCAGACCCAGCCGCTGTTCGACTGCAGCGACCCGACCGAGCGCCGCCGGGGCCTGGCCGCCGCCGCCCGTGCCGTCCGCGCCGGTGAGCTGGTCGTCATGCCGACCGACACGGTGTACGGGATCGGCTGCGACGCCTTCAACGGCACCGGCGTGCAGAGCCTGCTCGCCGCCAAGCGGCGCGGCCCGGACATGCCGGTCGGGGTGCTCGTCGGATCCTGGACGACGATCGACGGCCTGGTCACCAGCGTGCCGCAGGCCGCGAGGGCGCTGATCGAGGCGTTCTGGCCGGGGGAGGTGTCCCTGGTGCTGGAGCACGCGCCGTCGCTGGCCTGGGATCTCGGCAGCACGCGGGGCACCGTCATGCTGCGGATGCCGTTGCACCCGGTGGCCCTGGAGCTGCTGCGCGAGGTCGGCCCGATGGCGGTGTCGAGCGCGAACACCTCGGGCAACCCGCCGGCGGCGAACGTGACCGAGGCGATCACCCAGCTCGCCGGGAACGTCCAGGTCTATCTCGACGGCGGCCCGTCCGGCGCTCCGGTCGCCTCGACCATCGTGGACCTCACCGGCGCCCGTCCGCGGGTGCTGCGCGAGGGCGGCGTCTCGGCCGAGCAGGTCGAGGAGGTCGTCGGCCAGGAGATCGACCGGCCCTGA
- the prmC gene encoding peptide chain release factor N(5)-glutamine methyltransferase: MSRQPLRVAIAEAERTLAAAGVASPRVDAELLAAHVLGAQRTTLPMIPLVDPDVVARLQELATRRATREPLQHILGTAVLGPVEVAVGPGVFTPRPETELLLEWGLGALRDVRRPVVLDLCTGSGALALAFAVSRPDADVHALEADPAALSWTRRNLDAHVGAGGRPVTLHVADVRWPDLLIELEAGVDLVVCNPPYVPDGTPVPPEVERWDPPGAVFGGPDGTEIIQAVVRGATGWLRHGGSLAIEHDDTHGESVPALLRRRRTLAEVTEHTDLTGRPRFVTARRVPSR, encoded by the coding sequence GTGAGCAGGCAGCCGCTTCGGGTGGCGATCGCCGAGGCCGAACGGACCCTGGCCGCCGCCGGCGTGGCGTCCCCGCGGGTCGACGCCGAGCTGCTCGCCGCGCACGTGCTCGGTGCGCAGCGCACCACGTTGCCGATGATCCCGCTGGTCGATCCGGACGTGGTGGCGCGGCTACAGGAACTCGCGACCCGCCGGGCCACCCGGGAACCGTTGCAGCACATCCTCGGCACCGCCGTGCTCGGGCCGGTCGAGGTGGCGGTCGGGCCCGGGGTGTTCACGCCCCGCCCGGAGACCGAGCTGCTGCTGGAATGGGGGCTCGGGGCGCTGCGGGACGTGCGACGTCCGGTCGTGCTCGATCTGTGCACCGGCTCCGGGGCACTCGCGCTGGCCTTCGCGGTGTCCCGCCCGGACGCCGATGTGCACGCGCTGGAGGCCGATCCGGCCGCGTTGTCCTGGACCCGGCGCAATCTCGACGCGCACGTCGGCGCGGGCGGGCGACCGGTCACGCTGCACGTCGCGGACGTCCGCTGGCCGGATCTGCTGATCGAGCTGGAGGCCGGGGTGGACCTGGTCGTCTGCAACCCGCCCTACGTCCCGGACGGCACGCCGGTGCCCCCGGAGGTCGAGCGCTGGGACCCGCCCGGTGCGGTCTTCGGCGGCCCGGACGGCACCGAGATCATCCAGGCGGTGGTGCGCGGCGCGACCGGCTGGCTGCGGCACGGCGGCTCGCTGGCGATCGAGCACGACGACACCCACGGCGAATCGGTTCCCGCGCTGCTGCGCCGGCGTCGCACCCTCGCCGAGGTCACCGAGCACACCGACCTCACCGGCCGGCCGCGCTTCGTGACGGCCCGCCGGGTCCCGAGCCGCTGA